GCAAAACTAACTCCAGAGGAATTAGTCAAGAAAAGTGGGCTTGAGAGTAATTAAAACCTCAATAAATAAAGCGCCCGCTACGCGGGCGCTTTATTTATTGAGGTTTTATAGTACTTAGTTAGTAGAATTGCGAGAGTTACTGCTAGACATCACTTCTACAAGTCCACGTAGCTGTGAATCATTGCCTCTAGTATTGCTATTAGCTTGGTTAGTACCAAATAGTCTTTCTGCGACTTCGCCTTCCCGACCAAGTACTTTAATCGGTTGATTGTTATAGCTAAGAGCCACCGACGAAGCATTACCTACACGAATAGAGATTTGACGATCACCTGATAAAGCTAACTTTTTACCCTCATTGAGGACACCCTCAAACTCTGTCTGCCCATCAACAGTAATTCTCATCCAAGATTCACCTTGCATAAGGATACCCACGTTAACAGGCTTATTGCCAACAAATTCAAAATTACCATTGGCAAGTGTCGCATTATTTAGAGATGCATTGGTCGTGGGAAGACTGCCGCTTGTCCAAGCCAAAAGCATATTATTGATATTAGAAGTTGTTTGCCCAAGATTAATTTGAGACTTCGGTTTATTCGGAATATCTATGGGAAGAGGCTGATTTTTTATTTCTATTGGTTTATTGGCCACAGGATTTACCGTTGCTCCAAGTAACGATGAACCTGTCTGCTTCAAAACTGCTAAGCCACCAATTGTAGGCAACAAAATTTCTGTAGGCTCGACCACTTTGTTAGATTTTGACGAACTTATTTGAGCTGCATCCCCAAAATTAGTTTGACTATCATTAATCTTATTTGCATCTGGCGAGTTCAGGAATGTTGCTAACAGACTAACTGCCCCCGCAATTACGACAACATACAGTGCATATAAGTGTAAAGGGCGAAGTTCAGCTGCCGCACTACCTGCCCACTTTTGCTCAGGTAAAACAGGATTCAAAGGAAAATCTTCCGAAAGATCGCCAACACCCAAAGCATCTCCATACTTGCGGATAAATCCACGCACATAGACAGGTTCGGGCAAAGACTCCATTTGACCATCTTCGATCGCACGCAAATAGCGCTCAGAAATTAATGTCGTTGCAGTTAGATGTGGAATTGACAATTCCTTATCTTCTCGAATTCGCTTAAATTGCGCTCCGATTTCTGCTAATTTCTCTGCTTGCTTCGAGGTTGTAATATTCACAATACTCACAGACATGTAGGAAGAGATGGGACTGATTGACTCAAGTTGGCTTTCAGTCGAACTTGGACAGCAACAAGTTCTATTTAGAGCGTCGTTGGCGATTTTAAGTAATCTGATGTAATTATATTACCTAACCTAAAGTAATATAACATTCTGCAAAGTTTTCACAGTAAATTACTGCACCGCCCATTACATATCAACAGCTACATGGCCTACTGTATCTTGTACTAAGCTACTATGTAAATTCTTTTTAGATTGGAAACAATGTTTTGATTTCTTGATCGATTAGTAGTCGATAAGCCCCGACCTTAAGAGTTTCAAGCGAAATAGTCGCGATCGCATTGCGATGCAATGCCAGAACAGGATGACCTAACTGTTCGGCGACTCGACGAATTTGACGGTTGCGACCTTCTGACAAAATTATCTGCAATTGAGTACGTGGGGTTGGATATTTATTGTGTTCAATTTGCAAAATATTTACTGTCGCAGGAAGTGTAAGTTTACCGTCAAGGTTAATTCCTTCTTGCCAATGTTTAATGATGCGATCGCTAGGTATATCTTTAACCCAAACTTCATAGGTCTTAGGGACATGGTGACGGGGATGCATTAGATAATTCGCAAAATCTCCATCATTAGTCAAGATCAACGCCCCACTACTGTTATAGTCTAGCCGTCCTACAGGATAAACATGTCGATACTGTGATGGCAGAATGTCTAAAACTGTCTTTCGACCTTGCGGATCATCACAGGTGCTCATTACGCCTATGGGCTTATTAAGTAATAGATATACAAATTTTGGTGCATTGGTTTGGAGTAACTTGCCATCAACTTCAATGCGATCTCGTTCTGGATCGGCTTTTGCCCCTAGCTCCGTAATGGGCTTGCCATTTACAAAAACTCGCCCTGCCAAAATTATCTGCTCAGAACCTCTTCGTGAAGCAATCCCATGTCTAGACAGAATTTTTTGCAGACGATCAAGCATAACAAAATTGTAACTGAAATTCAGTAATAGTGATTCGTAATGGCGTTTTGATAATTGCAAACAAATATGCAATTAATGCATTAGTTTGTTGCAATTATTAAATAAAGCTTAAAAATATGTAGTTTCTTATACGAATCGGGATCGAAACGTTAAGTAGTGTAAATCCTATACAAAGTCGAAATAGCGCTTGAGAACTGGAAATTTACAATTTCGTTAGATTTGGTGATTACTAACATCTAGACATCTCAAGCATCAGCCAAGGATTAAGTAAGCATGGCAAATAAAATTGAAGACCTGAAGGCAGCAAAAGATGGTCTTGCTGTAAAAGCCGAAATCGACCGATTCGCCGAAATTGGCTGGGAAGCGATCGATAACGACGATTTGCAACATCGCTTGAAATGGTTGGGAGTATTCTTTCGCAAAAGTACCCCTGGTCGCTTTATGGTAAGGATGCGCATTCCCAATGGCTTGCTGAGTAGCGCTCAGATGCGGGTATTAGCTTCTGTGGTCGAAAAGTGCGGTGAACATGGTGTTGCAGATATCACCACCCGACAAAATATTCAAATGCGTGGCATTCTTATTGAGGATGTCCCTGAAATGTTCGAGAAGTTTAGAGCGGTTGGACTGACAAGTGTACAGTCAGCGATGGACAACATCCGTAATATTACAGGCTCACCCGTCGCAGGTATTGACTCTAATGAGCTTTACGATACTCGCGAGTTAGCCATTCAAGTGCAGAACTTGCTGACAAGTAATGGTGAAGGGAACTCAGATTTTACTAATTTACCGCGCAAGTTTAATATCGCGATCGCAGGTTGTCGTGATAATTCAACCCATGCCGAAATCAATGATTTAGCGTTTGTAGCAGCTTTTAATGAAGAGAATAAAGAAGTATTTGGATTTAATGTATTAGTTGGTGGATTTTTCTCGGCTAAGCGTATTGCTGCGGCAATTCCTTTAAATGCATGGGTTCCACCTGAAGATGTGGTTACACTCTGTGAAGCGGTACTCATCGTTTTTCGAGACAATGGACTCCGAGAAAAGCGAGACAAAGCGCGTTTAATGTTTTTAATTGATGAGTGGGGAATTGAAAAATTCCGTGCTGAAGTGGAAAAACAGATGGGTAAACCACTTGCTCCAGCCGCCCTTAAAGATGAGATCGAATGGGAAAAGCGTGATCACATTGGGGTTCACAAACAAAAGCAAGCAGGAATGAACTATGTCGGGCTGCAAATTCCTGTTGGGCGGATGTATGCCGCCGACATGTATGAATTTGCAAGGGTTGCAGACACTTATGGCAATAGCGATATGCGACTCACGGTTGAGCAAAATCTGCTCATTACTAATGTGAGCGATGAGCAATTGCCAGCGCTTCTGCAAGATCCTCTGCTTCAGAAGTTCCCTGTCGATCCTGACAACCTCATGCGCGGTCTGGTTTCCTGCACTGGCAACCAGTTTTGTCCTGTAGCGATCGTGGAAACTAAAAATCGCTCCCTTGCACTTACCAAACAACTTTCCGAAGACTATGTTCTTCCTAAAGTTGTGAGGATTCATTGGAGTGGTTGTCCTAATTCCTGTGCTCAGCCTCAAGTTGCCGATATTGGCTTTACGGGATGCAAAGCTCGTAAAGATGGCAAAGTTGTCGATGGCGTGGACATATACATGGGTGGCACGGTGGGCAAAGATGCCCATCTTGGAACCTGTGTAATGGAAAAAGTTCCATGTGAGGACTTGCGCGAAGTGGTCGGCAAGCTCCTAGTTGATCGCTTTGGGGCTACTCCTAAAGAGAACTCTGCAAACGCAGCGATCGCAACACCATCGGCAGAACTTATTTCTGTCGGCTAACCAATTACAAGTTCAATCTAATTCACTCAAATTCAGTTTATATTAAGGAAATCAATGAGTACATTCTCTCGTCGTAAGTTTTTGACCACCGCAGGACTTTCTACTGTTAGCGCGATCGCTTTAAATGCTTGTGGTGGAGGTGGTGAAACTCCTAAGGCAGATAGTACAGCTACAACCAAGGCTAGTCCTTCAGCTAGTGCAACCACAACGCCTAAAGTCAGTGCGGCTGATACTCCTGAAACCACTAAAGCCAAGTTAGGTTTTATTGCGCTTACTGACGCATCCCCTCTAATTATTGCAAAAGAGAAGGGTCTGTTTGAGAAGTATGGGATGAAGGATGTCGAAGTTCTGAAACAAGCTTCTTGGGGAACTACTCGCGACAATATCGTACTTGGTTCTGATGCGGGTGGTATTGACGGTGCTCACATCTTGACACCGATGCCCTATCTAATTTCTGAAGGTAAAGTCACTAATGGAAACAAAGTGCCGATGTATATCTTGGCTAGGCTAAACACCAATGGTCAAGCCATTTCGATCGCCAATGAGTTTAAAGATCTCAAAATTGCCCTCAAGAGTGACTCTCTCAAGGAAAGCTTTGCCAAAATTAAATCTGGTGGTAAAGAGGTTAAGTGTGCGGTGACATTTCCAGGTGGAACCCATGACCTTTGGATGCGCTATTGGTTAGCAGCAAATGGCGTTGATCCCAATAACGATGTCAACACAATTGTTGTGCCACCACCACAAATGGTTGCCAATATGAAAGCTGGTAACATGCAAGCTTTCTGTGTCGGTGAACCTTGGAATGCCCGTTTGATTGCCCAAAACTCTGGCTACAGCGCACTAATCACAGGTGAGCTTTGGAAAGATCATCCTGAAAAAGCTTTCTCATTGCGTGCTGATTGGGTTGACAAGAATCCTAAAGCCGCTAAGGCTCTATTGATGGCTGTTCTAGAAGCGCAGATGTGGTGCGAAAAGCCTGAGAACAAAGAAGAGATGTGTAAAATTGTCGGTGCTGACAAATGGTTTAAAGTCCCTGCCATCGAAATTCTGGGCAGACAGCAAGGCAAGGTTGACTACGGCGATGGTAGAACCATTGACAATCCCGATCTCGCTATGAAGTTCTGGAAAGATAATGCTTCCTATCCATACAAGAGCCACGATCTATGGTTTATCACTGAGGATATGCGTTGGGGCTATTTTGATGCTGATACTGATGCCAAGAAGTTGGTAGATAAAGTTAATCGTGAAGATCTGTGGAAAGAAGCTGCCAAAGCGATCGGACAAGAGGCGGCTATTCCCAAAAGCACTTCCCGTGGTATCGAAACTTTCTTTGATGGAGTTAAATTTGATCCTGAGAATCCTAGCGAGTACTTGAAGAATCTGAAGATTAAGAAGGCTTAACCCCAAATTTTTGAAGTGTAGCCACACTTCAAAAATTTGCAGCCAAACCCAGTGGAGCTTTTTAATCATCAAAATGTCATTGCCATTTTGATGATTGTTATAAAACAAGGGGCTTTAGCCCCTTGTCATCATTTCAAATATTCATCTTTAACGTTTTAGGAGATAAACAAAATGGCGGCAGGGAGCTTAAGTTCCAAATTCACCCCCAGTAAGATTGGTGAATGGTTTCAGCAACAGGCAAGATATATCATTCCTCCAGTGCTCGCACTGATCTTTTTGTTGG
This window of the Pseudanabaena sp. BC1403 genome carries:
- a CDS encoding CmpA/NrtA family ABC transporter substrate-binding protein codes for the protein MSTFSRRKFLTTAGLSTVSAIALNACGGGGETPKADSTATTKASPSASATTTPKVSAADTPETTKAKLGFIALTDASPLIIAKEKGLFEKYGMKDVEVLKQASWGTTRDNIVLGSDAGGIDGAHILTPMPYLISEGKVTNGNKVPMYILARLNTNGQAISIANEFKDLKIALKSDSLKESFAKIKSGGKEVKCAVTFPGGTHDLWMRYWLAANGVDPNNDVNTIVVPPPQMVANMKAGNMQAFCVGEPWNARLIAQNSGYSALITGELWKDHPEKAFSLRADWVDKNPKAAKALLMAVLEAQMWCEKPENKEEMCKIVGADKWFKVPAIEILGRQQGKVDYGDGRTIDNPDLAMKFWKDNASYPYKSHDLWFITEDMRWGYFDADTDAKKLVDKVNREDLWKEAAKAIGQEAAIPKSTSRGIETFFDGVKFDPENPSEYLKNLKIKKA
- a CDS encoding helix-turn-helix domain-containing protein, translated to MNITTSKQAEKLAEIGAQFKRIREDKELSIPHLTATTLISERYLRAIEDGQMESLPEPVYVRGFIRKYGDALGVGDLSEDFPLNPVLPEQKWAGSAAAELRPLHLYALYVVVIAGAVSLLATFLNSPDANKINDSQTNFGDAAQISSSKSNKVVEPTEILLPTIGGLAVLKQTGSSLLGATVNPVANKPIEIKNQPLPIDIPNKPKSQINLGQTTSNINNMLLAWTSGSLPTTNASLNNATLANGNFEFVGNKPVNVGILMQGESWMRITVDGQTEFEGVLNEGKKLALSGDRQISIRVGNASSVALSYNNQPIKVLGREGEVAERLFGTNQANSNTRGNDSQLRGLVEVMSSSNSRNSTN
- a CDS encoding ferredoxin--nitrite reductase, producing the protein MANKIEDLKAAKDGLAVKAEIDRFAEIGWEAIDNDDLQHRLKWLGVFFRKSTPGRFMVRMRIPNGLLSSAQMRVLASVVEKCGEHGVADITTRQNIQMRGILIEDVPEMFEKFRAVGLTSVQSAMDNIRNITGSPVAGIDSNELYDTRELAIQVQNLLTSNGEGNSDFTNLPRKFNIAIAGCRDNSTHAEINDLAFVAAFNEENKEVFGFNVLVGGFFSAKRIAAAIPLNAWVPPEDVVTLCEAVLIVFRDNGLREKRDKARLMFLIDEWGIEKFRAEVEKQMGKPLAPAALKDEIEWEKRDHIGVHKQKQAGMNYVGLQIPVGRMYAADMYEFARVADTYGNSDMRLTVEQNLLITNVSDEQLPALLQDPLLQKFPVDPDNLMRGLVSCTGNQFCPVAIVETKNRSLALTKQLSEDYVLPKVVRIHWSGCPNSCAQPQVADIGFTGCKARKDGKVVDGVDIYMGGTVGKDAHLGTCVMEKVPCEDLREVVGKLLVDRFGATPKENSANAAIATPSAELISVG
- a CDS encoding pseudouridine synthase — protein: MLDRLQKILSRHGIASRRGSEQIILAGRVFVNGKPITELGAKADPERDRIEVDGKLLQTNAPKFVYLLLNKPIGVMSTCDDPQGRKTVLDILPSQYRHVYPVGRLDYNSSGALILTNDGDFANYLMHPRHHVPKTYEVWVKDIPSDRIIKHWQEGINLDGKLTLPATVNILQIEHNKYPTPRTQLQIILSEGRNRQIRRVAEQLGHPVLALHRNAIATISLETLKVGAYRLLIDQEIKTLFPI